A single Ziziphus jujuba cultivar Dongzao chromosome 11, ASM3175591v1 DNA region contains:
- the LOC107431878 gene encoding putative white-brown complex homolog protein 30 — protein MEMNELRIKLHWLPHVFLFLIVVLSLLPSTHCVNGNDYSQTKNPAVLPIVTELIYNRLSNLSTILTNDIKKDLHFCIKNVESDWDEAFNFRGKLGFLSDCIKKTKGDLTNRLCTAAEIRFYFNSFLDMRDKDSSYLKPNKNCNLTSWKSGCEPGWGCSIGNDKKLDLKSTTIPYRTRDCQPCCEGFFCPMGLTCMIPCPSGSFCPLAKLNKSTGLCDPYGYQIPPGQPNHTCGGADVWADLGSSSDIFCAPGSYCPTTITEVGCSKGHYCRMGSTSEQPCFQLATCNSKTSNQNIRAYGVILIVALSMLLVIIYNCSDQVLSTRERRQAKSREAAARHARETAQARERWKSAKDMAKKRAVGLQQQLSHTFSRKKSTRQPDWKGLGDTTSVPSDNSLPPLHPGTSSAPQQSAPVSKGKKTEPSSLTKMLRKIDENPNSHEGFNLQIGDKNIKKQAPKGKQLHTQSQIFKYAYGQIEKEKAMQQKNKNLTFSGVISMATDVEIKTRPVIEVAFKDLTLTLKGKHKHLLRCVTGKIMPGRVSAVMGPSGAGKTTFLSALSGKATGCTTTGSIFINGKLQSMKSYKKIIGFVPQDDIVHGNLTVEENLRFSARCRLSADMPKPDKVLVVERVIEALGLQAVRDSLVGTVERRGISGGQRKRVNVGLEMVMEPSLLILDEPTSGLDSSSSNLLLRALRREALEGVNICMVVHQPSYSLFKMFDDLILLAKGGLTVYHGSVKKVEEYFSGVGIIVPERVNPPDHYIDILEGLVKPSSGVTSEQLPVRWMLHNGYPVPPDMLQLIDGAGASSSSDASTEPAFAGEFWQDVKYNVEMKKDHMDHNFLKSPDLSNRRTPGVLRQYRYFLGRVGKQRLRESKIQAVDYLILLIAGACLGTLAKVSDETLGSTSYTYTVIAVSLLSKIAALRSFLDKLHYWRERASGISSLANFLSKDTVDHFNTIVKPLVYLSMFYFFNNPRSSFLDNYIVLVFLVYCVTGIAYALAIYLDPSPAQLWSVLLPVVMTLIATQDKDSKVVKVLGRFCYTKWALEAFVIANAERYSGVWLITRCDALYKSGYDLHDWNLCLARLFLFGLLSRVVAFFLMLTFQKK, from the exons ATGGAAATGAATGAATTGAGGATTAAACTCCATTGGCTTCCACATGTTTTCTTGTTTCTCATTGTTGTTTTGAGCTTGTTGCCGAGCACACATTGCGTGAACGGGAATGATTacagtcaaaccaaaaacccAGCTGTGCTTCCCATTGTTACGGAATTGATCTACAACAGGCTTTCAAATCTCTCTACTATTTTaacaaatgatataaaaaaGGATTTGCACTTCTGCATAAAGAATGT AGAGTCTGATTGGGATGAAGCATTCAATTTCAGAGGAAAATTGGGTTTCTTGTCTGATTGCATTAAGAAGACGAAag GAGATCTCACAAATCGACTATGTACAGCAGCAGAAATAAGATTCTACTTCAATAGTTTCCTTGATATGAGGGATAAAGATTCTTCATACTTGAAACCAAACAAGAACTGCAATTTGACATCATGGAAATCCGGGTGCGAACCAGGTTGGGGTTGTAGTATCGGCAATGATAAGAAGCTTGACCTCAAATCTACAACCATTCCTTACAGAACTCGGGATTGTCAGCCTTGTTGTGAGGGTTTCTTCTGTCCCATGGGTCTTACTTGCATGATAC CTTGCCCATCAGGTTCTTTCTGTCCGCTTGCTAAACTGAATAAGTCGACTGGACTATGTGATCC ATATGGTTACCAAATACCTCCTGGACAACCAAATCATACTTGTGGCGGTGCAGATGTTTGGGCTGACTTAGGGAGTAGCAGTGATATTTTCTGTGCACCAGGTTCATACTGCCCCACTACCATAACTGAAGTTGGTTGCAGTAAAGG ACATTACTGTAGAATGGGTTCAACTTCCGAACAAC CATGCTTCCAGTTGGCTACCTGCAATTCAAAGACTTCAAACCAAAATATCCGTGCTTATGGGGTCATTCTGATT GTAGCACTGAGTATGCTGCTAGTCATTATATATAACTGTTCTGATCAAGTTCTTAGTACTCGAGAAAGAAGACAGGCAAAGTCCAGGGAAGCTGCAGCAAGACATGCAAGAGAAACGGCACAAGCACGTGAAAGGTGGAAATCTGCAAAAGACATGGCCAAGAAGCGTGCAGTAGGTTTGCAACAACAGCTATCACACACGTTTTCTCGCAAAAAATCAACAAGGCAACCGGATTGGAAGGGTTTGGGTGACACAACATCTGTGCCATCTGATAATTCTTTACCACCTTTGCATCCAGGCACTTCAAGTGCACCTCAGCAATCTGCACCGGtttcaaaaggaaagaaaacagaACCAAGCAGCCTTACAAAAATGTTACGTAAAATTGACGAGAATCCAAATAGTCATGAAGGCTTTAATTTGCAGATTggagacaaaaatattaaaaagcaaGCTCCAAAAGGTAAACAATTACACACTCAGAGCCAAATATTCAAGTATGCCTATGGGCAAATTGAGAAGGAGAAAGCAATGCAGCAGAAAAACAAGAACTTGACATTCTCAGGAGTAATTTCAATGGCTACTGATGTAGAAATCAAGACCAGACCTGTGATTGAAGTGGCTTTTAAAGACCTAACTCTCACTTTAAAGGGGAAACATAAGCATCTCTTGAGGTGTGTAACTGGGAAGATCATGCCTGGTCGAGTTTCAGCTGTCATGGGTCCTTCAGGGGCTGGGAAAACGACATTTCTTTCTGCTTTATCAGGAAAAGCAACTGGATGCACTACAACTGGTTCAATCTTCATAAATGGAAAGCTGCAGTCAATGAAGTCATACAAGAAAATTATTGGTTTTGTACCGCAGGATGATATTGTGCATGGGAATTTGACAGTGGAAGAGAATCTTCGATTCAGTGCAAGATGCAG ACTATCTGCGGACATGCCAAAACCTGATAAGGTTCTGGTGGTTGAAAGAGTTATAGAGGCTTTGGGACTGCAGGCAGTGCGGGATTCCCTTGTTGGGACAGTGGAGAGAAGAGGAATATCTGGAGGTCAAAGGAAGCGAGTAAATGTTGGGCTAGAGATGGTCATGGAACCCTCATTACTGATCTTGGATGAGCCTACATCTGGTTTGGATAGTTCATCTTCCAATTTACTTCTTAGAGCACTACGACGTGAAGCTCTTGAAGGGGTAAACATATGCATGGTAGTTCACCAGCCGAG CTATTCCCTGTTCAAGATGTTTGATGATCTAATACTCCTAGCCAAAGGTGGTCTTACTGTATATCATGGTTCAGTAAAGAAAGTTGAAGAATACTTTTCAGGAGTTGGCATCATCGTACCAGAACGTGTTAATCCCCCAGATCACTACATTGACATTCTAGAGGGTCTAGTCAAACCAAGCTCCGGTGTGACCAGTGAACAACTTCCAGTCAGATGGATGCTTCACAACGGGTACCCAGTACCCCCAGATATGCTGCAACTTATTGATGGAGCTGGTGCCTCATCAAGTAGTGATGCAAGTACTGAACCAGCTTTTGCAGGAGAATTCTGGCAGGATGTGAAGTACAATGTTGAGATGAAAAAAGATCATATGGATCACAACTTCTTAAAGTCTCCGGATTTATCCAACAGAAGAACTCCTGGTGTACTTAGACAGTATAGATATTTCCTTGGAAG GGTTGGTAAGCAAAGGCTAAGAGAATCCAAAATACAAGCAGTTGATTATCTGATTTTATTAATTGCTGGAGCCTGCTTAGGGACCCTTGCTAAAGTGAGCGATGAAACATTGGGGTCCACCAGCTATACTTACACTGTAATTGCTGTTT CACTACTATCAAAAATTGCGGCTCTGAGATCATTTTTGGACAAATTACATTACTGGAGAGAAAGAGCATCAGGGATCAGCAGTCTGGCGAATTTTCTGTCCAAAGATACAGTAGATCATTTCAATACCATtgtcaagcctttggtttatctATCTATGTTCTATTTCTTCAACAATCCCAGATCATCCTTTCTCGACAATTACATTGTTTTGGTTTTCCTTGTGTACTGCGTGACTGGCATAGCTTATGCACTTGCCATTTACCTTGATCCAAGTCCTGCACAATTG TGGTCAGTGCTTCTTCCAGTTGTTATGACCCTAATTGCAACCCAAGATAAAGATAGCAAAGTTGTGAAGGTTTTAGGAAGATTCTGCTACACAAAGTGGGCCCTAGAAGCTTTTGTCATTGCAAATGCTGAAAG GTATTCCGGAGTGTGGTTGATAACCCGCTGCGATGCATTGTACAAAAGTGGGTATGATCTTCACGATTGGAACCTTTGTCTAGCCAGGCTCTTCCTATTTGGTTTACTTAGTCGTGTGGTGGCTTTCTTTCTAATGCTGACCTTCCAAAAGAAGTGA
- the LOC107431877 gene encoding serine/threonine-protein kinase PCRK1-like has protein sequence MKCFSFSIGDKKDEQKTNQSTLTDGEMKRSGSELNSQNISDASTESLRRNSYPSFSQRPSNLKIFTVPELKSATKNFSRSAMLGEGGFGCVYKGLIKSSEDPSGKLEVAVKKLSKRGLQGHKEWVTEVNVLGVVEHPNLVKLVGYCAEDDERGIQRLLIYEYMPNGSVEDHISSQCEIPLPWNMRLKIAQDAARGLAYLHEGMDFQIIFRDFKSSNILLDDQWNAKLSDFGMARLGPTEGLTHVSTAVVGTMGYAAPEYLQTGRLTYKNDVWSYGVFLYELITGRRPIDKSRPKSEQKLLDWVRPHLSDSKKFRLIIDPRLEGKYPLKSVQKLALLANRCLVRNPKNRPKMSEVLDMVNEIMGVPTEAKSPNPPLKNLPSLETSGKSEVKNKRRIVDLKSGESGWFARLFTPKLLRTC, from the exons ATGAAGTGCTTTTCATTCTCCATTGGAGACAAAAAGGATGAACAGAAGACGAATCAGTCAACACTTACAGATGGTGAAATGAAGAGATCTGGTTCcgaattaaattcccaaaatattTCTGATGCCAGCACTGAGTCTTTGAGGCGGAACTCATACCCTAGTTTCTCTCAAAGACCCAGCAATCTGAAAATATTTACAGTTCCTGAGCTGAAGTCAGCCACAAAGAACTTTAGCCGCTCTGCGATGTTAGGAGAGGGTGGTTTTGGGTGTGTCTATAAGGGATTGATAAAGAGCTCAGAAGATCCTTCAGGAAAACTTGAAGTTGCAGTGAAGAAGCTCAGTAAAAGAGGATTGCAG GGGCACAAGGAATGGGTTACCGAAGTAAATGTCCTTGGGGTGGTTGAGCATCCTAACCTTGTTAAATTGGTGGGCTACTGTGCTGAAGATGATGAAAGGGGAATCCAAAGGCTtcttatatatgaatatatgcctAATGGAAGTGTAGAGGACCATATATCCTCTCAATGTGAGATACCTCTTCCATGGAACATGAGATTGAAAATAGCTCAAGATGCTGCTCGTGGCTTAGCATATCTACATGAAGGGATGGACTTCCag ATCATCTTCCGGGATTTCAAATCTTCAAATATCCTTCTAGATGACCAGTGGAATGCGAAGCTATCAGACTTTGGAATGGCTAGGTTGGGCCCAACAGAAGGATTAACTCACGTCTCTACTGCG GTTGTTGGGACAATGGGATATGCAGCACCTGAATATCTCCAAACCGGACGTCTTACTTACAAGAATGATGTGTGGAGCTATGGAGTCTTTCTCTATGAACTTATAACAGGTAGGCGTCCTATAGATAAAAGCCGGCCTAAGAGTGAGCAGAAGCTTTTAGATTGGGTGAGGCCACACTTATCAGACTCAAAGAAGTTCAGACTAATAATAGACCCTAGGCTCGAAGGGAAATACCCTCTCAAGTCAGTCCAAAAGCTTGCACTTTTAGCCAACCGGTGCTTGGTCAGAAATCCAAAGAATCGGCCTAAGATGAGCGAGGTTTTGGATATGGTGAATGAAATTATGGGGGTACCAACAGAAGCAAAGAGTCCAAATCCACCCTTGAAGAATCTGCCATCATTGGAAACTTCAGGGAAAAGTGAAGTGAAGAACAAGAGGAGAATTGTGGATTTGAAATCTGGAGAAAGTGGCTGGTTTGCTCGCTTGTTTACACCGAAGCTTCTAAGAACATGCTGA